A region of Beijerinckia sp. 28-YEA-48 DNA encodes the following proteins:
- a CDS encoding tripartite tricarboxylate transporter substrate binding protein: MDITRRRVSQGIAQGIARGMGLGLLGSAAWPAMAQQDYPTRAIRSLCNFGPGSGADIVVRFYSDRLSKLSGQPVVVDNKPGAAGNIATQIAATSKPDGYTIMITPGNATLASAPHLFKDVAFDPIKSFEPVARLARVPFVMIVKPDSPINNIADLTAVLKSKGPKARYGASTNTAVITAELYAQMAGVQVERINYNAVADAMRGLLADEFDFAAYDATWVAGMAHAGRVKPIAVTSTVRSSALPNVPTLAESGFPSFNLTPWWGVVVSAGTPKPIVDKLSGWFGEITNSQDTKDFMGKLATETWAGGPDDLRTLIASELDAWGKYIALAKIEKQ, from the coding sequence ATGGACATCACGCGCCGACGTGTCAGCCAAGGCATTGCCCAAGGCATCGCTCGAGGCATGGGCCTGGGTCTGTTGGGATCGGCCGCGTGGCCGGCGATGGCCCAGCAGGATTATCCCACCCGCGCCATCCGCTCATTGTGCAACTTCGGGCCCGGCTCGGGCGCCGATATCGTCGTGCGCTTCTACAGCGATCGTCTGTCGAAATTGTCGGGCCAGCCGGTGGTGGTCGACAACAAGCCAGGCGCCGCTGGCAATATCGCGACGCAGATCGCCGCCACGTCCAAGCCAGATGGCTATACGATCATGATTACGCCGGGCAATGCCACTTTGGCCTCGGCGCCGCATCTGTTCAAGGATGTCGCCTTCGATCCGATCAAGAGTTTCGAGCCGGTGGCGCGCCTCGCCCGCGTGCCTTTCGTCATGATCGTCAAACCGGATTCACCCATCAATAACATTGCCGATCTGACGGCCGTGCTGAAATCAAAGGGCCCCAAGGCGCGCTATGGCGCCAGCACCAACACGGCTGTGATCACCGCCGAACTCTATGCGCAGATGGCCGGCGTGCAGGTCGAGCGGATCAACTACAATGCGGTCGCCGATGCGATGCGCGGCTTGTTGGCCGACGAATTCGACTTCGCCGCTTATGACGCCACCTGGGTGGCGGGCATGGCCCATGCAGGGCGGGTGAAGCCAATTGCCGTGACGTCGACGGTACGGTCCTCTGCTCTACCCAACGTGCCGACCCTGGCCGAATCCGGCTTTCCGTCCTTCAATCTGACGCCATGGTGGGGCGTTGTCGTCTCGGCTGGCACGCCGAAGCCGATCGTCGACAAACTGTCGGGCTGGTTTGGCGAGATCACCAACAGCCAGGACACGAAAGATTTCATGGGCAAGCTCGCCACCGAGACCTGGGCCGGCGGCCCTGACGATCTGCGCACGCTGATCGCCAGCGAGCTTGACGCCTGGGGCAAATATATCGCGTTGGCGAAGATCGAGAAGCAGTGA
- a CDS encoding threonine ammonia-lyase, whose amino-acid sequence MNDIPSLTDIRAAEARIRPTLAPTPFLHSRTLSDILGCELWLKFENLNFTASFKERGALNKLLQLTPEERERGVVAVSAGNHALGLAYHARRVGVKAVIVMPETAPAVKVMGVRDCGAEVILHGKTFADAAERIPALIAERGLVLVHPFDDAAVIAGQGTVGLEMLAQVSAAGAPPLDLLVIPVGGGGLIGGIATVAKALQPNIKVIGVQTELYSGMAQVLDTARIMSTGGPSLAEGIAVKEPGLLTREIVRRHVDDMLVVSEPKIEDAVVLLLEVEKTLTEGAGAAGIAAISSYPNRFKGKRVGTVLCGGNIDMQLLSTILQRSLVRRGRLVRFTVTTLDAAGQLADIAAIIAHHGGNIVEVWHDRVFGSPLAKTTAIDIEFELQNPQARQLIEADLRAHGMGVVWRHSPV is encoded by the coding sequence ATGAATGACATCCCAAGCCTGACAGACATACGCGCCGCAGAGGCGCGTATTCGGCCGACCCTCGCACCAACCCCGTTCCTGCATTCGCGCACCCTGTCGGATATCCTCGGCTGCGAACTGTGGCTGAAGTTCGAGAACCTCAATTTCACCGCCTCGTTCAAGGAACGCGGCGCCCTGAACAAGCTCCTGCAGCTGACGCCAGAGGAGCGGGAGCGAGGCGTCGTCGCCGTCTCCGCCGGCAATCATGCTTTGGGCCTCGCCTACCATGCACGCCGCGTCGGCGTGAAGGCCGTCATCGTCATGCCCGAGACGGCGCCGGCGGTGAAAGTGATGGGCGTGCGCGACTGTGGCGCCGAAGTGATTCTGCACGGCAAGACCTTCGCCGATGCCGCCGAGCGCATTCCAGCCTTGATCGCCGAGCGCGGCCTCGTTCTGGTTCATCCCTTTGACGATGCGGCGGTCATCGCCGGCCAGGGCACCGTGGGTTTGGAGATGCTCGCCCAAGTCTCGGCAGCCGGCGCGCCGCCGCTCGATCTGCTCGTCATCCCCGTTGGCGGCGGCGGCCTCATCGGTGGCATCGCCACGGTCGCGAAAGCCTTGCAGCCCAATATCAAGGTTATCGGCGTCCAGACAGAGCTTTACTCCGGCATGGCCCAGGTTCTCGACACCGCGAGAATCATGAGCACAGGCGGCCCTTCGCTCGCTGAAGGCATCGCGGTGAAGGAGCCCGGCTTGCTGACGCGCGAGATCGTGCGCCGTCATGTCGACGACATGCTCGTCGTGTCCGAGCCCAAGATCGAGGATGCCGTGGTGCTGCTGCTTGAAGTGGAAAAAACCCTCACCGAAGGCGCAGGGGCTGCCGGTATCGCCGCGATCAGCTCTTATCCGAATCGGTTCAAGGGCAAGAGGGTCGGCACGGTCTTGTGCGGCGGCAACATCGACATGCAATTGCTGTCGACGATCTTGCAGCGCTCTCTCGTGCGACGCGGCCGGCTCGTCCGCTTCACCGTGACAACATTAGACGCGGCCGGCCAGCTCGCCGACATCGCCGCGATCATCGCTCACCACGGCGGCAATATCGTCGAGGTCTGGCATGATCGCGTCTTTGGCTCGCCACTGGCCAAGACCACGGCGATCGACATCGAGTTCGAACTGCAAAACCCGCAGGCGCGTCAACTGATCGAAGCCGATCTGCGCGCCCATGGCATGGGTGTGGTCTGGCGGCATAGCCCTGTGTAG
- the cfa gene encoding cyclopropane fatty acyl phospholipid synthase: MSAETTVKNLLAIAGIEINGNKPWDIKVHDDRFYARSVAQGSLGFGESYMDGWWDCEKLDQLFDRLVGSRLSEKIPFNFKTAWLVLVSKIQNRQNMKRAFIAADVHYDLPVQIFEATFDKRLTGSCGYWKEAKDLDACQDAKLDLICRKIGLKQGQRVFDIGCGWGAFMGFAAEKYGAHCEGVTVSKEQVAYAMNRYANLSVKSTLMDYRNATGGPYDHLVSMGMFEHVGSKNYRAYFETARRLIKEDGLFCLHTIWGNEPEPAIDPWIDKYIFPNGVLPTVGQVTSAVHQLFVVEDVHNFGPYYDLTLMAWNDKFQSHRADMARDYGERFCRMWEYYLLCCAGGFRSRGISVGQFVLSPHGVREGYTAVR, from the coding sequence ATGAGTGCCGAGACCACCGTCAAGAATCTGCTCGCAATCGCCGGTATCGAGATCAACGGCAACAAACCCTGGGACATCAAGGTTCACGACGACCGGTTCTATGCCCGATCGGTCGCGCAAGGGTCGCTCGGCTTCGGCGAATCCTACATGGACGGCTGGTGGGACTGCGAGAAGCTCGACCAGCTGTTTGACCGATTGGTCGGCTCCCGCCTATCGGAGAAAATCCCGTTCAATTTCAAAACCGCGTGGCTGGTGCTGGTCTCCAAGATCCAGAACCGACAGAACATGAAGCGCGCCTTCATCGCCGCCGACGTGCATTATGACCTGCCCGTCCAAATCTTCGAAGCCACCTTCGACAAGCGCCTCACCGGCAGCTGCGGTTATTGGAAAGAGGCCAAGGATCTCGACGCCTGCCAGGATGCCAAGCTCGATCTGATCTGCCGCAAGATCGGCCTCAAGCAAGGTCAACGCGTCTTCGACATCGGCTGCGGCTGGGGCGCCTTCATGGGCTTCGCGGCGGAGAAATACGGCGCGCACTGCGAGGGCGTTACCGTATCGAAGGAACAGGTGGCCTATGCGATGAACCGCTATGCCAACCTGTCGGTCAAATCGACCTTGATGGATTATCGCAACGCCACGGGCGGCCCCTACGATCATCTCGTCTCGATGGGCATGTTCGAACATGTCGGCTCGAAAAACTACCGCGCCTATTTCGAAACGGCGCGCCGACTGATCAAGGAAGACGGGCTGTTCTGCCTGCACACGATCTGGGGCAACGAACCAGAGCCGGCCATCGACCCCTGGATCGACAAATATATCTTCCCCAACGGCGTGCTGCCGACAGTCGGCCAGGTGACGAGCGCCGTGCACCAACTCTTCGTCGTCGAGGACGTGCACAATTTCGGGCCCTATTACGATCTCACCTTGATGGCCTGGAACGACAAGTTCCAAAGCCATCGCGCCGACATGGCACGCGACTACGGCGAACGCTTCTGCCGCATGTGGGAGTATTATCTGTTGTGCTGCGCCGGTGGCTTCCGCTCGCGCGGGATCAGCGTCGGCCAGTTTGTCCTGTCACCGCACGGCGTTCGCGAAGGCTATACAGCGGTGCGCTGA
- a CDS encoding mucoidy inhibitor MuiA family protein, whose protein sequence is METPLRPQTLAFAAASTSFRNSSILTIVSLPALLAAAPAFAASFEVASKIDAVTVYPDAASVIRHASIELPAGTHTLVFRGLPMNLDPASLRIEGESDGKLSIGSVESRIAPADNAQADSAIAEQLRKLRNDRDIKQTMIDTLNAKRDMISRYAQASPEKLGGDSAPLEIDKWNAAWDVVGGAMGKINEELRVARNDLRDLDDKIKTVENSTRAPDNRTRPLREVTVELEAGSALKGRMLLTYRVNGASWRPIYDAQLTTDAKGGKASLDLVRRALISQRTGEDWKGVTLSVSTARVNRGTRAPDMQTQRLAFWEPPVIMSRSAAPAPPRAKLNAPVQAEAQQSSDEARFKKAEEVESNLETGAFEAAFRVPGRIDIQGDGGQRALRIGSKTVAADVLIRTTPALDQSAYLDVSFVNEDEAPLLPGEVALQRDGAFVGRGQFNLIAQGETTRLGFGVDDRVKVSRVPVRRRENEPSWLGSTKLEMREFRTIVKNLHDFPVKVSVIDQMPISENSAIVIEQLAATTPPTDKIVEDRRGVMGWTFDLAPTASKEIKLAYRMKWPADRAVAFETVPNPPGQSSQPMR, encoded by the coding sequence ATGGAGACACCCTTGCGACCGCAGACCCTTGCCTTCGCCGCAGCCTCCACATCCTTTCGCAACAGCTCTATTCTCACCATCGTTTCATTGCCCGCTTTGCTCGCCGCAGCGCCAGCCTTCGCCGCCTCTTTCGAGGTCGCGTCCAAGATCGATGCGGTCACCGTCTATCCCGATGCCGCCAGCGTCATTCGCCACGCCAGCATCGAACTGCCCGCCGGCACACATACCCTGGTGTTTCGCGGCCTGCCGATGAACCTCGACCCAGCCTCGCTGCGCATCGAAGGTGAGTCCGACGGTAAACTGTCGATCGGCTCGGTCGAATCGCGCATCGCGCCGGCCGACAATGCCCAGGCGGATTCCGCCATCGCCGAGCAATTGCGCAAGCTGCGCAACGATCGCGACATCAAGCAAACAATGATCGACACGCTCAATGCCAAGCGCGACATGATCAGCCGCTATGCGCAAGCCTCGCCGGAGAAACTTGGCGGCGACAGCGCGCCGCTCGAAATCGACAAATGGAATGCCGCCTGGGACGTAGTCGGTGGCGCCATGGGCAAGATCAACGAAGAATTGCGTGTCGCCCGCAACGATCTGCGGGATCTCGACGACAAGATCAAGACGGTGGAGAATTCAACCCGCGCACCCGACAACCGCACACGGCCGCTGCGCGAAGTGACCGTCGAGCTCGAAGCCGGCAGCGCGTTGAAAGGCAGGATGCTCCTCACCTATCGCGTCAACGGCGCGAGTTGGCGTCCGATCTACGACGCGCAGCTGACCACCGATGCGAAGGGCGGCAAGGCGTCGCTCGATCTGGTGCGCCGCGCGCTGATCTCGCAACGCACCGGCGAAGATTGGAAAGGCGTGACGCTTTCGGTCTCGACCGCGCGCGTCAATCGCGGCACCCGTGCGCCCGACATGCAGACCCAACGCCTGGCCTTCTGGGAACCGCCGGTGATCATGTCGCGCTCGGCTGCCCCCGCGCCGCCACGAGCCAAATTGAATGCGCCGGTTCAAGCCGAAGCCCAGCAATCGTCGGATGAGGCGCGCTTCAAAAAGGCCGAGGAGGTGGAGTCCAATCTTGAGACCGGCGCTTTCGAAGCCGCCTTCCGCGTGCCAGGCCGCATCGACATTCAAGGCGATGGCGGCCAGCGCGCGCTGCGCATCGGCAGCAAGACCGTGGCAGCCGATGTTTTGATCCGCACCACGCCGGCGCTGGACCAGAGCGCCTACCTCGATGTCAGTTTCGTCAACGAGGATGAGGCGCCGCTCCTGCCCGGCGAAGTCGCACTGCAACGCGACGGCGCCTTTGTCGGACGCGGCCAGTTCAACCTGATCGCGCAAGGGGAAACGACACGTCTGGGCTTTGGCGTCGATGACCGGGTCAAGGTTTCGCGCGTGCCCGTGCGCCGGCGCGAGAACGAGCCCTCCTGGCTCGGTTCGACCAAGCTGGAAATGCGTGAGTTCAGAACCATAGTGAAGAACCTGCACGATTTCCCCGTGAAAGTGAGCGTCATCGATCAGATGCCGATCTCGGAGAATTCGGCCATCGTCATCGAACAGCTCGCGGCCACGACACCGCCCACCGACAAGATCGTCGAGGACCGGCGCGGCGTCATGGGCTGGACCTTCGATCTCGCGCCCACGGCCAGCAAGGAGATCAAACTGGCCTATCGCATGAAATGGCCGGCCGACCGGGCTGTCGCCTTCGAAACCGTGCCCAACCCACCAGGGCAATCGTCACAACCCATGCGCTAG
- the ybgC gene encoding tol-pal system-associated acyl-CoA thioesterase produces MNQHPPHLLPLRVYYEDTDFSGAVYHANYLRFMERGRTEYLRQAGIHQHEVFAGLHGEAFGFVVHRMNIEFRRPARMDDLLTVETTAREIRGAAIDLAQRVLRGDEVLATADVRVACVINGRAARLPAWVRERLA; encoded by the coding sequence ATGAACCAGCACCCGCCGCATCTTCTGCCGCTGCGTGTCTATTACGAGGACACGGATTTTTCTGGCGCCGTCTATCACGCCAATTATCTGCGCTTCATGGAACGCGGCCGCACCGAATATCTGCGCCAGGCCGGCATTCATCAGCACGAGGTTTTCGCCGGCCTGCATGGCGAAGCCTTCGGCTTCGTCGTGCATCGGATGAACATCGAATTCCGCCGCCCCGCGCGAATGGACGATCTCCTGACGGTGGAAACAACAGCCCGCGAGATTCGCGGCGCGGCGATCGATCTGGCGCAACGCGTGCTGCGCGGCGACGAAGTGCTGGCCACCGCCGACGTGCGCGTCGCCTGCGTGATCAACGGCCGCGCCGCGCGCTTACCAGCCTGGGTGCGCGAGCGCCTCGCGTAA
- a CDS encoding metallophosphoesterase — translation MVTRRAFLRLLSGLVAAGAATSAYGIVIEPLYRLQVTRYALKPRNWPADLNLRLAIVADIHACSPWMTAERVAGIVARTNAMNADMILLLGDYIAGHKYQTPIPPHEWAQALQALHAPLGVHAVLGNHDWWQDRAAMKRSKGPTIAGQALEDVGIKVYENDVARFEKDGKPFWLAGLGDQVAFVAQRGWRNPHHGIDDLPGTLAKITDDAPIILMAHEPDIFPKVPDRVSLTLSGHTHGGQIRIFGYAPVVPSHYGRRFVYGHVNEGGRDLIISGGLGCSILPVRIGSPPEIVVVDLGQPTQPLTTSRA, via the coding sequence ATGGTTACGCGCCGCGCCTTCCTCCGTCTTCTCTCCGGCCTTGTCGCGGCCGGCGCAGCGACGTCCGCTTACGGCATCGTCATCGAGCCGCTCTACCGGTTGCAGGTGACGCGCTATGCGCTGAAGCCGCGCAACTGGCCGGCCGATCTCAATCTGCGCCTCGCCATCGTCGCCGATATCCATGCCTGCTCGCCGTGGATGACGGCCGAACGCGTCGCCGGCATTGTCGCGCGCACCAATGCGATGAATGCCGATATGATTCTTTTGCTTGGCGACTATATCGCCGGCCACAAATACCAGACGCCGATCCCGCCGCATGAATGGGCCCAGGCGCTGCAGGCTTTACATGCGCCATTAGGCGTTCATGCGGTCCTCGGCAATCACGACTGGTGGCAGGACCGGGCGGCGATGAAGCGCAGCAAAGGCCCGACGATCGCCGGCCAGGCGCTCGAAGATGTCGGCATCAAGGTCTATGAAAACGACGTCGCGCGGTTTGAAAAAGACGGCAAGCCATTCTGGCTCGCGGGGCTTGGCGATCAAGTCGCTTTCGTTGCCCAGCGCGGCTGGCGCAATCCACACCACGGCATCGACGATCTTCCCGGCACGTTAGCGAAGATCACCGACGATGCGCCCATCATCCTGATGGCGCATGAGCCGGACATTTTTCCGAAAGTGCCCGATCGCGTATCCCTCACCCTCTCGGGCCATACCCATGGCGGCCAGATCCGCATCTTCGGCTATGCGCCTGTGGTGCCCTCGCACTATGGCCGACGCTTCGTCTACGGCCATGTCAACGAAGGCGGCCGCGATCTCATCATCTCCGGCGGCCTTGGCTGCTCGATCCTTCCCGTGCGCATCGGCTCGCCGCCAGAGATCGTCGTCGTCGATCTCGGCCAGCCGACGCAACCGCTGACGACCTCGCGCGCATGA
- the ruvB gene encoding Holliday junction branch migration DNA helicase RuvB → MTTPPRRLISPEKRDDDTDTSIRPLSLDDFTGQEAARKNLRVFIEAAKARGEALDHVLFVGPPGLGKTTLAQIVARELGVNFRSTSGPVIAKAGDLAAQLTNLEEGDVLFIDEIHRLSPAVEEILYPAMEDFQLDLIIGEGPAARSVKIDLSKFTLVGATTRAGLLTTPLRDRFGIPVRLNFYTVPELESIVRRGARVLGMNMSEDGANEIARRARGTPRIAGRLLRRVRDFAIVDNEAVVTRTVADRALRLLDVDAIGLDQMDRRYLTLIAENFGGGPVGIETIAAALSEPRDAIEDIIEPYLLQQGFLQRTPRGRLLTTNAFKHLGLAEPRREVPQFGLFDDEED, encoded by the coding sequence CTGACCACTCCGCCCCGCCGCCTCATCTCGCCGGAAAAGCGCGACGACGACACGGATACGTCGATCCGGCCGCTGTCGCTCGATGATTTCACCGGCCAGGAAGCGGCGCGCAAGAATCTGCGCGTCTTCATTGAGGCGGCCAAGGCCCGCGGTGAAGCCCTCGATCATGTGCTGTTCGTCGGCCCCCCCGGCCTTGGCAAGACGACCTTGGCGCAGATCGTGGCCCGCGAGCTCGGCGTCAATTTCCGCTCGACCTCCGGCCCGGTGATCGCCAAGGCCGGCGATCTCGCCGCGCAGCTCACCAATCTCGAAGAAGGCGACGTTCTGTTCATCGACGAGATCCATCGGCTCAGCCCGGCCGTCGAGGAAATCCTCTATCCGGCGATGGAGGATTTCCAGCTCGACCTCATCATCGGCGAGGGGCCGGCGGCGCGTTCGGTGAAGATCGACCTGTCGAAATTCACCCTGGTCGGCGCCACCACCCGCGCCGGCCTGCTGACCACGCCGTTGCGCGACCGCTTCGGCATTCCGGTGCGACTGAATTTCTACACCGTGCCCGAGCTTGAAAGCATCGTGCGGCGCGGCGCCCGCGTGCTCGGCATGAATATGAGCGAGGACGGCGCCAACGAGATCGCGCGCCGGGCGCGCGGCACACCACGTATCGCCGGCCGCCTGCTGCGCCGGGTACGCGATTTCGCCATCGTCGACAATGAAGCGGTCGTCACCCGTACGGTGGCCGACCGGGCGCTGCGCCTGCTCGATGTCGACGCCATTGGCCTCGACCAGATGGATCGGCGCTATTTAACCTTGATTGCCGAAAATTTCGGCGGCGGCCCGGTCGGCATCGAGACCATCGCGGCGGCGCTGTCGGAACCGCGCGACGCCATCGAAGACATTATCGAGCCGTATTTGCTGCAGCAGGGCTTCCTGCAGCGCACCCCACGCGGCCGCCTCCTCACCACCAACGCCTTCAAACATCTGGGCCTTGCCGAACCCAGGCGGGAGGTGCCGCAATTTGGCCTGTTTGACGATGAAGAAGATTAG
- the ruvA gene encoding Holliday junction branch migration protein RuvA produces MIGKLKGLIDSYGEDFVILDVNGVGYVVQCSTRTLQKLPRVGEAAALAIETQVREDAIRLFGFSSDSERDWFRLLQTVQGVGSKVALAILGILSPGELATALGTQDKSMVARAPGVGPKLAARIVAELKDKAPVFGHVDPAVARLSGAEEATSAPKPVQDAISALVNLGYGRPQAAVAVAASVRALGETAETSALIRRGLKELAQ; encoded by the coding sequence ATGATCGGCAAGCTCAAAGGTCTCATCGACAGCTACGGCGAGGATTTCGTCATCCTCGACGTCAACGGCGTCGGCTATGTGGTGCAGTGTTCGACCAGAACCCTGCAGAAGTTGCCGCGCGTCGGCGAAGCCGCAGCGCTCGCCATCGAAACCCAGGTCCGCGAAGACGCCATCCGCCTGTTCGGCTTCTCGTCCGACTCCGAACGCGACTGGTTCCGCCTCCTGCAAACGGTTCAAGGCGTCGGCTCCAAAGTCGCCCTGGCAATCCTCGGCATTCTCAGCCCCGGCGAACTGGCGACCGCGCTCGGCACCCAGGACAAATCCATGGTCGCCCGCGCCCCCGGCGTCGGCCCCAAACTGGCGGCCCGCATCGTCGCCGAATTGAAGGACAAGGCCCCGGTCTTCGGCCATGTCGATCCGGCCGTGGCCAGGCTGTCCGGCGCCGAGGAAGCGACGAGCGCGCCCAAGCCGGTGCAGGACGCCATTTCCGCCCTGGTCAATCTCGGCTACGGCCGGCCGCAGGCCGCCGTCGCAGTCGCCGCCAGCGTCAGAGCCCTGGGCGAAACGGCTGAAACCAGCGCCCTGATCCGCCGGGGTCTGAAGGAATTGGCGCAGTAA
- the serA gene encoding phosphoglycerate dehydrogenase, whose amino-acid sequence MAPRVLISDALSPAAVQIFKDQGVETDFQPNLGKDKEKLAEIIGNYDGLAIRSNTKVTAKLLEKATRLKVIGRAGIGVDNVDIPAATAKGIIVMNTPFGNSITTAEHAIAMMFAIAREIPAADVSTQAGKWEKNRFMGVEITAKTLGIIGCGNIGSIVATRANGLQMRVIAFDPFLTPERAKELGVEKVELEDLLARADFITLHTPLTPQTKGIISTENLAKTKKGVRIINCARGELVDENAMRAALESGHVAGGAFDVFSEEPATKNVLFGLPNVVCTPHLGASTTEAQENVALQVAEQMSDYLMRGAISNALNFPSITAAEAPKLTPFVALAEKLGSFAGQLTESEVRKVTITYEGNVAELKTKALTAAAIAGFLRPMLSDVNVVSAPIVAKERGIVIDEVTRAAEGDYESLITFSVTTDKQERAIAGTVFQDGKPRILSIKGIKVDAEFSPTMIYITNEDKPGFIGRFAGELGDAKVNIATFALGRDKPGGSAIALVEVDGDVPPATLDKIQALPGVKQAKTLRF is encoded by the coding sequence ATGGCTCCACGCGTCCTGATTTCCGATGCGCTTTCCCCCGCCGCCGTTCAGATCTTCAAGGATCAAGGCGTCGAAACCGATTTCCAGCCGAACCTCGGCAAGGACAAAGAAAAACTTGCCGAGATCATCGGCAATTACGATGGCCTCGCCATCCGCTCCAACACCAAGGTCACCGCCAAACTGTTGGAAAAGGCGACCCGCCTGAAGGTGATCGGCCGCGCCGGCATCGGCGTCGACAATGTCGACATTCCCGCCGCCACCGCCAAGGGCATCATCGTGATGAACACGCCCTTCGGCAATTCGATCACGACCGCCGAACATGCCATCGCCATGATGTTCGCGATCGCCCGTGAAATCCCCGCCGCCGACGTCTCGACTCAGGCCGGCAAGTGGGAAAAGAACCGCTTCATGGGCGTCGAAATCACCGCCAAGACACTGGGCATCATCGGCTGCGGCAACATCGGCTCGATCGTCGCCACCCGCGCCAACGGCCTGCAGATGCGCGTCATCGCGTTTGATCCGTTCCTGACGCCGGAGCGCGCCAAGGAACTGGGCGTCGAGAAGGTCGAACTCGAAGACCTGCTCGCCCGTGCTGATTTCATCACCCTGCACACGCCGCTGACGCCGCAGACCAAGGGCATCATCTCGACCGAAAACCTCGCCAAGACCAAGAAGGGCGTGCGCATCATCAACTGCGCCCGTGGCGAGCTTGTCGACGAAAACGCCATGCGCGCCGCGCTGGAATCGGGCCATGTCGCGGGCGGCGCCTTCGACGTGTTCTCGGAAGAGCCGGCGACCAAGAACGTCCTCTTCGGCCTGCCCAACGTGGTCTGCACGCCGCATCTTGGCGCTTCGACCACGGAAGCGCAGGAGAATGTGGCGTTGCAGGTGGCCGAACAGATGTCCGACTATCTGATGCGCGGCGCCATCTCCAATGCGCTGAACTTCCCCTCGATCACCGCAGCCGAAGCGCCGAAGCTGACGCCCTTCGTCGCGCTTGCCGAAAAACTCGGCTCCTTCGCCGGCCAGCTGACCGAGAGCGAAGTGCGCAAGGTGACGATCACCTATGAAGGCAATGTCGCCGAACTGAAGACCAAGGCGCTCACCGCCGCGGCCATCGCCGGCTTCCTGCGGCCGATGCTGTCGGACGTGAACGTGGTTTCGGCGCCGATCGTCGCCAAGGAACGCGGCATCGTCATCGACGAAGTCACCCGCGCCGCCGAAGGCGACTATGAATCGCTGATCACCTTCTCGGTGACCACCGACAAGCAGGAACGCGCCATCGCCGGCACTGTCTTCCAGGACGGCAAGCCGCGCATCCTGTCGATCAAGGGCATCAAGGTCGACGCGGAATTCTCGCCGACGATGATCTACATCACCAACGAGGATAAGCCGGGCTTCATCGGCCGCTTCGCCGGCGAACTCGGCGACGCCAAGGTCAATATCGCCACCTTCGCGCTGGGCCGCGACAAGCCGGGTGGCTCGGCCATCGCGCTGGTCGAGGTGGACGGCGACGTGCCGCCGGCGACCCTGGACAAGATCCAGGCGCTGCCAGGCGTCAAGCAGGCCAAAACCCTGCGGTTCTGA